TTGAAGTGTCTTGCCAGCAGCTGCGTTTAGTTGGGACACTTGTCGACTAAAGATGGCTTGAGACGCAAGAGTCTCTACGTATCGCCACTGGTTATGGCGGCTGGCAGTCAGTCTTGCCAACTCATCGGAGACGGCAGCGCAGCTCTTGTGAAGGTCTGGCGAAGCCAAGGCTGGTCGGTCAAGCTGCTCTCGCAAGAGAGACCAGATCACCATCGCAGCTGGAACGTTGACTTGTCTGTGACTCGCCCTTAGTTCGCGTTGCATTCTCCTGAGTGGTGGTAGGAGCACTCCGACGATTGTTTGCAGTTTCGCGTCTGGTAGAAGGGAAAGCTGGTCCAAGAGACCAAAGGGAAGTCGCAGTAACGCCCACGAGAAGCAACGCCTATCTTGCTTTGGCGACGTGATCACAGCAAGGAGCAGTGACTTCTGAAGGTATTCCCAGGCGTTGGCTGGGGCGAACTCTTGCAGATGGGTCTGGCACTCGGCCTCAACTGAGTCCCTAAGAAATGACTCGTCCTCCCCCGAGTGAGCAAGAAGATGGAGGCGACAGGTGACGGAAATAAGGGTTAGATGATGGCGGTCAGCGATGCTAAGCGCTTCTTCGGTTAGGTTGATGTCACGCGTTTGAAAGGCGAGTTCGGTCAAGAGTTCGGCTAAGTACCGGTGTGCTTGGATAGTGTCGTTGCCCAAGTCAATAGAGGTCTTTAGCCTAGAACAGGCCATCTTGAGTCGACTGAGGTCCGACTTGCCCCACCTGACTGTGTTTGCGATAGAGACGGCGTAACGACCCAGGGCATCCTTCCGAGAGTGGAGCGGAAGTCGCTCACTCGCAATCGCGAAATCAAACTCGGAGGCAGCTTCAGAAAAGAGATGGATCGACCGGTCGCTGAGGCCTCGGGACTCCAGTTCTTGGGCTTCCTTCAAGAGCGATCGACCAAGCGCTAACGAGAGTTCGAGGAGGGCAACGGAGAAGGGCGAACGGCCGTGCATCTTCAGGGCTAGTCGAGCCCTGTGCGGATGTCGGCGGGCAAAATCGGCAGCAATGCAAAGAATAGGGGCCGAGAGATCAATGCCACGGGCCCAAGCTTGCACTAGAACATGCCCAGCCTCATCGTTGATCGGGCTGTCATGGAGTCTAGTTGGGAGAAGTGGTTCTGCTTCAACAACTCGCCCATATTCATCCATTGCGGCGAGAAGGGTTAATCGATCTTGCAAGTTTGCCAAGAGGTGCCTTCTGATGGTGTGTCGGTCAGCTTCTGAACCGGGATTGTCGGCCTAATCGGAGCATGTAGTCACTGGCCGGTGGTGACCATCGACCCACGAGCGGGTAGCAACTCGAACTGCGCGGGCCTACGTTGAACGCGGCTGCAAAGTTTGAAGTGGGCGGCATTAGACCACTCATCACGCAATCGCTTTGCGCGGAGGCCTAAAATCGCCATCAATTCTACATTGCGGGGATCCGGCCGGATGACAGCCTCACCTGGGTCTGGGTGCCGACCGAGCGCCGAGCCAGGGACACCCAGCGCTGCGGACCCGGCTACCGGGCCGGCTCGGTCACGAGCATGGCATGCGCCGCTGCGGACAGCGCCGCCGCGAGGGGTACCGCGAACAGGGCACCGACGATGCCGGCCTTCAGTCCGCCGACCGTCAGCACGACCAGCACGACCGCCGGGTGCAGCGGCAGGCGGTTGCCCATGACGAAGGGCTGCAGCAGGTTGCCGTCCACCTGTTGGATGGCCACGTACAGGATGAGCACGATCACCGCCGTGGTGGTGCCGCCGCCAGCGAAGGCCAGGGCCACCGCGAGGCCACCCACGACGAAGGCTCCGACCACCGGGACGAACGCGGCCAGGAACGTCAACACGACGAGGGCTGCGGCCATCGGCACCCCCAGTGCGAAGAGTCCGATGGCGCTCAGCGCCGCGTCGGCCAGGGCCACGATGCACAGGCCCTGGACGTACTGGGAGACGGTGTTCCAGGCGGCTCCCGCGACCGCGTCGACCCGGTCGGACCGGTCGCCGAGCAGTGCCAGCGTCCACTGCCACATGTCCCGCCCGTCGCGGAGCAGGAAGAAGGAGAGGACGATCGCGAGTGCGGCACCCGAGAGGAACTCTCCGACCGCACGAAGACCCCCCGAGGCTCGGCTGGACGCCCACTCCTGCGCGCTGGACAGCAACTCGGACGTGCGCGAGACGTCCACCGGCAGCTGCGGGTACTGCTCGCGCAGACGCTCGAGCGCGGCCGACACCTGATCGATCAGCTCCGGGAGCGTCTCCGCAAAGCGCCACCCGACCAGCGAGAACAGGGCCATCAGCGCCACCAGCCAGCTGACCGTGACCGTCAGCGCGGCGGCGGTACGGGGCCAGCCGCGAGCAGCGAGCCACTCCATCGGTGGGCTGAACGTGGCCGCCAAGAAGAGTGCGAAGGCGATGGCGGCAACGACGACGATCAACTGCGCCAGGAGCCACACCACCAGGCCGACGGCCAAGGCGAGGCCGACGAACTGCCACGACCGACGGCCTATCGCGCTCAGCGGGAGCCGTTCGGGGAGCGGCGCGCGTTCATCGTCCACAACCTCGCGTTTCCCCGATGCGGACGTTCTGAATACCGGCCGCGGGCCGATCCGATGGGACGGTGGGTGTCGCAGGCCCCCGGCATACTGCCTGTGGTGATGTGGCAGCGACGAGGAGGGTGGGCGAGGTGCTTAAGGTAGTCCGCGGCTCCCGTGGCGCCGACCTCGCCGATGCCCTGGCCGAGCGGCTGTCCAACCCGCTGCACGACCCGCTGGCGGCCGAGCAGATCGTCATCCACCGGCCAGGTCTCGAGCGCTGGCTCAGCCAACACCTCTCCGAGCACCTGGGTGCCCACCTCGGGTCCGACGGCATCTGCGCCAACGTGGATTTCCCGCGCCCGCTGGACATCGTGCGCAGTGCCATCAGGGCCGCCGGCGGGGTCGATCCTGCCGTCAGCCGGTGGAGCCCCCAGCGGCTGGTCTGGCCCCTGCTCACGCTGCTGACCTCGTCCGCCGGACCGCCTGCCTGGGCGGGGGTGCGGGCACGGATGAGCAGTGGTCCTGCGCAGCGATACGGGGTGGCTCGCGGGATCGCCGACCTCTTCGACAGCTACGCCACCCACCGTCCAGACATGGTCCTGTCGTGGCTCGAAGGCCACTCGGTCGACGGCCGAGGGACGTCGCTCGATGACACCGACGCGTGGCAGCCCGACCTCTTCCGAGCGCTGCGGGAGCTGGTCGACCAGCCGACGCTGGCCGAGTCCGTGCGTGACGCTGCAGCTCGGATGACCGCACCGGCGGACCTGCCCGACCGCATCAGTCTGTTCGGCTTCACCGCCCTTCCGGCCACGTACCTGACGATGCTGGTCGCACTTGCCCAGCACCTCGACGTCGACCTCTACACCCTTCACCCCTCACCAGGGCTGTGGCAGTCCCGGGCCGACGTGGGTCACGCCGCAAGCGACGCCCCGGGCGGGGCGGTGGGGTCCATCGTGCAGCTGCCGACCCGTGAGGAGGCGGCCCTCCCCCCACCGCAGAACCAGCTGCTCCGGTCATGGGGCACCCACGCAGCCGAGCTCCAACTGGTCGTGAACGCGGTCGCCCAGGATGCCCCCGTCACGGACGTCTCGGGCCCGGTGTCCGGGACCAGCACGTTGGCTCAACTCCAGGCGGGCATCAGCCGTGACACGTCGGTCCGGATCGATGCGGTCGACGACTCCGTCCAGATCCACGCCTGTCACGGGCGCACGCGCCAGGTGCAGGTGCTGCGCGACGAGATCCTCCGGCTGCTGGCCGCCGACCCCACGCTGCAGCCCCGCGACATCGTCGTCA
The sequence above is a segment of the Euzebya tangerina genome. Coding sequences within it:
- a CDS encoding AI-2E family transporter codes for the protein MDDERAPLPERLPLSAIGRRSWQFVGLALAVGLVVWLLAQLIVVVAAIAFALFLAATFSPPMEWLAARGWPRTAAALTVTVSWLVALMALFSLVGWRFAETLPELIDQVSAALERLREQYPQLPVDVSRTSELLSSAQEWASSRASGGLRAVGEFLSGAALAIVLSFFLLRDGRDMWQWTLALLGDRSDRVDAVAGAAWNTVSQYVQGLCIVALADAALSAIGLFALGVPMAAALVVLTFLAAFVPVVGAFVVGGLAVALAFAGGGTTTAVIVLILYVAIQQVDGNLLQPFVMGNRLPLHPAVVLVVLTVGGLKAGIVGALFAVPLAAALSAAAHAMLVTEPAR